A window of Mesomycoplasma lagogenitalium contains these coding sequences:
- the tmk gene encoding dTMP kinase, with translation MFITFEGLDGCGKSTIIKMLKEYLEKKYPEKNFVFTREPGGESVKESEKIREIILDSKNDISAMAETLLFAASRRIHLEKVVWPSLKNNKIVICDRYIDSSIAYQGAAGGVGSDKVEQINEIATDKTEPNYTFLLKLTPEESRKRLIAQINHNDDRIEKKSTDYFQKIYDQYEKMAKKYHKRFISIDASLTPDKVFKKVQEKIDEILSKKIEKKAIY, from the coding sequence ATGTTTATAACTTTTGAAGGATTAGATGGTTGCGGCAAATCAACAATAATTAAAATGCTTAAAGAATATTTAGAAAAAAAATATCCAGAAAAAAATTTTGTCTTTACCCGCGAACCGGGAGGAGAATCGGTTAAAGAATCGGAAAAAATTCGTGAAATAATTTTAGATAGTAAAAATGACATTTCAGCAATGGCAGAAACACTTTTATTTGCCGCATCTAGAAGAATCCATTTAGAAAAAGTAGTTTGACCTAGTTTAAAAAATAATAAAATTGTTATTTGTGATCGTTATATTGATTCATCCATCGCTTATCAAGGAGCGGCTGGCGGTGTTGGTTCTGATAAAGTGGAGCAAATAAATGAAATTGCCACCGACAAAACAGAGCCAAATTATACTTTTTTATTAAAATTAACTCCAGAAGAATCTAGAAAAAGATTAATTGCTCAAATTAATCACAATGATGATCGAATTGAAAAAAAATCCACTGATTATTTTCAAAAAATTTATGATCAATATGAAAAAATGGCAAAAAAATACCACAAACGTTTTATTAGTATTGATGCTTCATTAACTCCTGATAAGGTATTTAAAAAAGTGCAAGAAAAAATTGATGAAATTTTAAGTAAAAAAATAGAAAAAAAGGCAATATATTAA
- a CDS encoding toprim domain-containing protein: MFGPEFEKLIESLKKIPGITKKQSEKVAFYILNLDYQTLNELINSMKTVNQNLNKCITCNFITKNIQCDICLDVSRTKKLLLIESNNDVIKMENNKIFDGKYFIFDYKNREELNQNLENLLKRIQEFSEIIISFSPTMEGLTFTNYLAKILLEKTNKKISKISFGIPIGSSIDYMDEFSIKESIDNRKEIK; the protein is encoded by the coding sequence ATGTTTGGACCGGAATTTGAAAAATTAATTGAAAGTTTAAAGAAAATTCCAGGTATTACTAAAAAGCAATCTGAAAAAGTTGCTTTTTATATTTTAAATTTAGATTACCAAACTTTAAATGAACTAATAAATTCAATGAAAACAGTTAATCAAAATCTTAATAAATGCATTACCTGTAATTTTATTACAAAAAATATACAATGTGACATTTGTTTAGATGTATCAAGAACTAAAAAGTTATTATTAATAGAAAGCAATAATGATGTTATAAAAATGGAAAATAATAAAATTTTTGACGGAAAATATTTTATTTTTGATTATAAAAATAGAGAAGAATTAAATCAAAATCTTGAAAATTTATTAAAAAGAATCCAAGAATTTTCTGAAATTATTATTTCATTTTCTCCAACAATGGAAGGACTTACTTTTACTAATTATTTAGCTAAAATTTTATTAGAAAAAACAAACAAGAAAATTTCAAAAATCAGCTTTGGAATTCCAATTGGTTCATCAATTGATTATATGGATGAATTTTCTATAAAAGAATCAATAGACAATAGAAAGGAAATTAAATAA
- a CDS encoding YbaB/EbfC family nucleoid-associated protein, with translation MNIQEMMKQAKKMQQEIANKQDKLNSTEFTFEKQGVKLVVLGNRQIKSIEINEVLVDPDDKEMLEDIIILTINEAIKELDKKHDELMPKGMGI, from the coding sequence ATGAATATACAAGAAATGATGAAACAAGCTAAAAAAATGCAACAAGAAATCGCAAATAAACAAGATAAATTAAATTCAACAGAATTTACATTTGAAAAGCAAGGTGTTAAACTTGTTGTTTTGGGCAATCGTCAAATTAAATCAATTGAAATAAATGAAGTTTTGGTTGATCCTGATGATAAGGAAATGTTAGAAGATATTATAATTTTAACAATTAATGAAGCAATAAAAGAATTAGATAAAAAACACGATGAACTAATGCCAAAGGGTATGGGAATATAA
- the dnaX gene encoding DNA polymerase III subunit gamma/tau, with the protein MKNLAYKAFYRTYRPKTFSEVQGQEYIIKTLENIIKNNRLSHAYLFSGPRGTGKTSVAKIFANTINCIHKNDILKPCDECVINIDRTLDIIEMDAASNNGVDEIRELKERIQNLPSHSKYKIYIIDEVHMLSKSAFNALLKTLEEPPKHIIFILATTDPHKIPLTILSRLQRFNFSKINSNVIYKHLINILDKENIKYENSAILKLSKLSDGGLRDALSMVEQVSIFNDQNITNEALEKVFRLVAHSNLIEILNLIEKQNFYSLIQKIKQIFELGADINLLVNDLITAIRDFLLFKKIKKAELSELLQKEEIEKINLSSNFAFKIMDILVELAKELRFSEFPFQLLELSLLKLADFEKSGELFIKQSENILKENENDFTQEIIEPKQELTIDEVLNIPEVNNAINSLNLKNTINNNIFNNDNHKKESEEFNLIEKNEINENVFEINEELHQLDPLFEPPKELSNESNGNNTNLFEKDFFNTNEKNIVQEKEKTNVFETENWNTGNYNLNNSVDENSSVFSKDLFDSGLIKRTTEIITLDNDFEANKELTNESLLNDKSFESVNKDKIYQTNQILLNESETEDNLDKEIIKPNEAHQEMNVSNKQTLKLDLDKDDLDLNSIISQKQFSESINKDQIDNSVLYSDSKIETNLQQEALSSELNVFDEKIAEEDLNETFDEPEIIKNEINVYPDLSYDTNLDNKINSDDQKDEILNQTIDMSLFALSDTQAFGNNVLEEDILTVDEVINLFGLYKKAGNLKDFKEKRKEQLANLDLFSYFPEYKEYIEWMSEVKCITASENFILVSTEPEKYFAIWNLNAHKQDVNFKQFLKVVFGSEIHFFAITKELFKIASEKWKRLLLTKTLPEHFEDLPEIKQKTEHELNQEKISFIFGDKFKK; encoded by the coding sequence GTGAAAAATCTTGCATATAAGGCATTTTATAGAACATATAGACCAAAAACTTTTTCAGAAGTTCAAGGTCAAGAGTATATTATAAAAACTTTGGAAAATATTATAAAAAATAATCGTTTATCACATGCGTATTTGTTTTCTGGTCCTAGAGGAACTGGTAAAACTTCAGTTGCTAAAATTTTTGCTAATACTATTAATTGTATTCATAAAAATGATATTTTAAAACCTTGCGATGAATGTGTTATTAACATCGATAGAACGCTGGATATCATAGAAATGGATGCCGCTTCAAACAATGGTGTTGATGAAATAAGAGAATTAAAAGAAAGAATACAAAATCTTCCTTCCCACTCTAAATATAAAATTTATATTATCGATGAAGTTCATATGCTTTCTAAATCAGCTTTTAATGCACTTTTAAAAACATTAGAAGAACCTCCTAAACATATAATTTTTATTTTAGCTACAACCGATCCGCATAAAATTCCATTAACTATTTTATCTAGATTGCAAAGATTTAATTTTTCGAAAATTAATAGTAATGTAATTTATAAACATTTAATTAATATTTTAGATAAAGAAAATATAAAATATGAAAATTCAGCAATTTTAAAACTTTCAAAATTATCTGATGGCGGATTGCGTGATGCATTGTCTATGGTAGAACAAGTTTCAATTTTTAATGATCAAAATATTACAAACGAAGCACTTGAAAAAGTTTTCAGATTGGTAGCTCATAGTAATTTAATTGAAATTTTGAATTTAATTGAAAAACAAAATTTTTATAGCCTAATTCAAAAAATTAAACAAATTTTTGAATTAGGAGCGGATATTAATTTACTAGTTAATGATTTAATAACTGCAATAAGAGATTTTTTATTATTTAAAAAGATTAAAAAAGCTGAATTGTCAGAATTGCTTCAAAAAGAAGAGATTGAAAAAATTAATTTATCATCTAATTTTGCATTTAAAATTATGGATATTTTAGTAGAATTGGCAAAGGAATTGCGTTTTTCGGAATTTCCATTTCAATTATTGGAATTATCACTATTAAAATTGGCGGATTTTGAAAAAAGTGGCGAATTATTTATAAAGCAAAGTGAAAATATTTTAAAAGAAAATGAAAATGATTTTACTCAAGAAATAATCGAGCCAAAACAGGAATTAACAATTGATGAAGTTCTAAACATTCCCGAAGTTAATAATGCTATTAATTCGCTTAATCTTAAAAATACAATAAATAATAATATTTTTAATAATGATAATCATAAGAAAGAAAGTGAAGAATTTAATTTAATTGAAAAAAATGAAATAAATGAAAATGTTTTTGAAATTAATGAAGAATTACATCAATTAGATCCTTTATTTGAACCCCCAAAAGAATTGTCTAATGAATCAAATGGAAATAATACAAATTTATTTGAAAAAGACTTTTTTAATACTAATGAAAAAAACATTGTTCAAGAAAAAGAAAAAACTAATGTTTTTGAAACAGAAAATTGAAATACAGGAAATTACAATTTAAATAATTCTGTTGATGAAAATTCATCAGTATTTTCTAAAGATTTATTTGACAGTGGTTTAATAAAAAGAACAACAGAAATTATTACACTAGACAATGATTTTGAGGCAAATAAAGAATTAACCAATGAAAGTTTATTAAATGATAAAAGCTTTGAAAGTGTAAATAAGGATAAAATCTATCAAACTAATCAAATTTTATTAAATGAATCGGAAACAGAAGATAATTTAGATAAGGAAATAATTAAGCCCAATGAAGCACATCAAGAAATGAATGTATCAAATAAACAAACATTGAAACTTGATTTAGACAAAGATGATCTAGATTTAAATTCAATTATCAGTCAAAAACAATTTAGCGAAAGCATTAATAAAGATCAAATTGATAATTCTGTTTTATATTCAGATAGCAAAATAGAAACAAATTTACAACAAGAAGCGTTATCTAGCGAGTTAAATGTTTTTGATGAAAAAATAGCAGAAGAAGATTTAAATGAAACATTTGATGAACCTGAAATTATTAAAAATGAAATAAATGTTTATCCCGATTTATCATATGATACTAACTTAGATAATAAAATAAACAGCGATGATCAAAAGGATGAAATTTTAAATCAAACTATTGATATGTCCCTTTTTGCCTTGAGCGATACACAAGCATTTGGAAATAATGTTTTAGAAGAAGATATTTTAACTGTTGATGAAGTTATTAATCTTTTTGGTTTATATAAAAAAGCTGGAAATTTAAAGGATTTTAAAGAAAAAAGAAAAGAGCAATTAGCTAATTTGGATTTATTTTCTTACTTTCCAGAATATAAAGAATATATCGAATGAATGTCGGAAGTTAAATGTATAACAGCTAGTGAAAATTTTATTTTAGTTTCTACAGAACCTGAAAAATATTTTGCAATTTGAAATTTAAATGCTCATAAACAAGATGTTAATTTTAAACAATTTTTAAAAGTTGTTTTTGGCTCAGAAATTCATTTTTTTGCAATAACCAAAGAATTATTTAAAATTGCATCAGAAAAATGAAAAAGACTTTTACTAACTAAAACACTTCCAGAACATTTTGAGGATTTACCTGAAATAAAACAAAAAACAGAGCATGAATTAAATCAGGAAAAAATTTCGTTTATTTTTGGAGACAAATTTAAAAAATAA
- a CDS encoding replication-associated recombination protein A, with translation MKNKKEFNFYPENLNEIIGQEHLKFLLKKIIELKDNTSFIFYGESGIGKTSTAKVVATNMNMKFDTFNASIENKESLISKINDNEILIIDEIHRLNKDKQDILLSFLENKKIIIYATTTENPYFKINPAIRSRMQILKFEKPNLSEIKSSLFKLVEKNFKNKIEENVLDKIIHFSNFDIRNILSNLKLLMKISENKKISNELIEKIIPNINFYSDKNADAHYNNLSAFHKSLRGSDVDASLYYGMLIIKTGDFEGLYRRILCVAYEDVGLANSIIALKAKSAIDVAERIGMPEAILPLGNIIIELALSPKSNSTYSATKRVLDLIESGKIYDIPNHLKDDHYKNASKFNHGVNYKYPHDYEDNYIKQQYLPNELTDAKFFEFSNNKNEMKIKEYWDKIKTKN, from the coding sequence ATGAAAAATAAAAAAGAATTTAATTTTTATCCAGAAAATTTAAATGAAATAATTGGACAAGAACATCTTAAGTTTTTATTAAAAAAAATTATTGAATTAAAAGATAATACTTCTTTTATTTTTTATGGTGAAAGTGGAATAGGGAAAACTTCTACAGCAAAAGTTGTGGCAACAAATATGAATATGAAATTTGATACTTTTAATGCATCAATTGAAAATAAAGAAAGTTTAATTAGCAAAATCAATGATAATGAAATTTTAATAATTGATGAAATACATCGCTTAAATAAAGATAAGCAAGACATTTTACTTTCTTTTTTAGAAAACAAAAAAATAATTATTTATGCAACTACTACAGAAAATCCATATTTTAAAATCAATCCTGCTATTAGAAGTAGAATGCAAATTCTTAAATTTGAAAAACCAAATCTTAGCGAAATTAAAAGTTCATTATTTAAATTAGTTGAAAAGAATTTTAAAAATAAAATTGAAGAAAATGTTTTAGATAAAATTATTCATTTTTCTAATTTTGATATTAGAAATATTTTAAGTAATTTAAAACTTTTAATGAAAATTTCGGAAAACAAAAAAATTTCAAATGAGTTGATTGAAAAAATAATTCCTAATATTAATTTTTATAGTGATAAAAATGCCGATGCTCATTACAATAATTTAAGTGCATTTCATAAATCATTAAGAGGAAGTGATGTTGATGCATCACTTTATTATGGAATGCTCATTATAAAAACGGGTGATTTTGAAGGTTTATATCGAAGAATTTTATGTGTAGCATATGAAGATGTGGGATTGGCAAATTCAATAATTGCACTAAAGGCAAAAAGTGCAATTGATGTTGCTGAAAGAATAGGTATGCCAGAGGCAATTTTGCCATTGGGAAATATTATTATCGAACTTGCTTTAAGTCCTAAAAGTAATTCTACATACTCAGCTACAAAAAGGGTTTTAGATTTAATTGAAAGTGGCAAAATCTATGATATTCCAAATCATTTAAAAGATGATCATTATAAAAATGCATCTAAATTTAATCACGGTGTAAATTATAAATATCCCCACGATTATGAAGATAATTATATAAAACAGCAATATCTACCTAATGAGTTAACGGATGCAAAATTTTTTGAATTTTCTAATAACAAAAACGAAATGAAAATAAAAGAATATTGAGATAAAATCAAAACAAAAAATTAA
- a CDS encoding DUF2130 domain-containing protein has product MNKKIKVKIVEYEPRFKFEILDDAKKGDFFYIDEYKDEDIENYLSSLKNSIDSKVAKNAKDIAVKEFKASDEYISGISKINEQKIIIDNLKSDLNKAEIDAINKFKSGIEYENKNKLIEQLKENILKLENEKKTFDLEKEKIMLEAVKEYKKSDEFLQIQKSLQESKEENIRLEESRNNIKSKMLAEHKLELTQRDYNTLIKISEAEKKLDELTRNRSSNIKLIGENLENWIFAQVQEAISFEENCNFYKDNEIIENTKADFIFDVFSRNDSKKLLGRILIEAKSQGETGNKKNVDYLPKLKKDKDKKNADFALLVSELEMEKEFLISKAHNYENIYIIRPAYLISFLSVIKHFINEREKIADAEILFKEKKEILEEFDLLKTSILNNSIKHIEKQANTILKNAETIMEKSREIKSSISLIVDTHFGTVKNKIEKFTIQKLTKKIEKLNDEK; this is encoded by the coding sequence ATGAATAAAAAAATTAAAGTAAAAATAGTTGAATATGAACCAAGATTTAAATTTGAAATTTTAGATGATGCAAAAAAAGGTGATTTTTTTTACATCGATGAATATAAAGACGAAGATATTGAAAATTATTTAAGTTCGTTAAAAAATAGTATTGATTCGAAAGTTGCTAAAAATGCTAAAGATATAGCGGTAAAGGAATTTAAAGCAAGCGATGAATATATTAGTGGGATTTCAAAAATCAATGAGCAAAAAATTATTATCGATAATCTAAAATCCGATTTAAATAAAGCGGAAATAGATGCTATTAATAAATTTAAATCAGGAATTGAATATGAAAATAAAAATAAATTAATCGAACAATTAAAAGAAAATATTTTAAAGTTGGAAAACGAAAAAAAAACTTTTGATTTAGAAAAAGAAAAAATTATGCTCGAAGCAGTTAAAGAGTATAAAAAAAGTGATGAATTTTTACAAATTCAAAAAAGTTTGCAAGAAAGCAAAGAAGAAAATATTAGATTAGAAGAAAGTAGAAATAACATTAAAAGTAAAATGTTAGCCGAACATAAATTAGAACTTACTCAACGAGATTATAATACACTTATAAAAATAAGTGAAGCTGAAAAAAAACTTGATGAATTAACTAGAAATCGTTCTTCAAATATTAAATTGATTGGCGAAAATTTGGAAAATTGAATTTTTGCTCAGGTACAAGAAGCAATTTCGTTTGAGGAAAATTGCAATTTTTACAAAGACAATGAAATTATTGAAAACACAAAAGCTGATTTTATTTTTGATGTCTTTAGTAGGAATGATTCTAAAAAGTTGTTAGGTAGAATTTTAATAGAAGCAAAAAGTCAAGGAGAAACTGGTAATAAAAAAAATGTAGATTATTTACCTAAATTGAAAAAAGATAAAGATAAAAAAAATGCCGATTTTGCTCTATTAGTTAGTGAACTAGAGATGGAAAAAGAATTTTTAATTTCTAAAGCTCACAATTATGAAAATATTTATATCATTAGACCAGCATATTTAATTTCTTTCCTTTCAGTAATAAAACATTTTATTAACGAAAGAGAGAAAATAGCTGATGCAGAAATTCTATTTAAAGAAAAAAAGGAAATTTTAGAAGAATTCGATTTATTAAAAACTAGTATTTTAAATAATTCTATTAAACACATTGAAAAACAAGCTAATACTATTTTAAAAAATGCGGAAACAATAATGGAAAAATCAAGGGAAATTAAATCATCCATTTCATTAATAGTCGATACACATTTTGGCACTGTGAAAAATAAAATAGAAAAATTTACAATTCAAAAATTAACAAAAAAAATAGAAAAGCTAAATGATGAAAAATAA
- a CDS encoding MAG0480 family ComEC-like protein, with protein sequence MGRYRKNKWSWWSYFKNTSRKLYTWLILLFSIFLTLLFYEFWNYWFLALIILFTIILAIWKQWLKITILIVAILTLTLYYFFIYKNNVLLDEKIDINTHFQKLNQSEFTFKYKNFDILIKDKNISENYIYNGQFIIEKIDFSLQTNSKMMYLKSKNIFYQVQKINFIKEIKVNDSIILKIKNFLNNDKFYYSKFVPLLLIAEYGNDEKELLDILKKVGIYHIFVISGFHIVLIKTLIEKFFKLLKMKNGYGFITFTSFTLIYLIILNFPVSALRAFIFLLFKEFNKKILKNKFTNIELLTFIALIFFINNIFVIYSYSFILSFFITLIILLINQIKIKNNVFKLLLISVLASIFSTIILNYNSLAQYNLLSSINSILIAPVVSILYILCFLCFWYVDFLDILFNIFFIFLKYYAMWQIFIDVSLHFVLSSSIIALFFIAIPLTLTINYEKFNKNIDKTIAKF encoded by the coding sequence ATGGGAAGATATAGAAAAAATAAATGGAGTTGGTGAAGTTACTTTAAAAATACTTCAAGAAAACTTTATACTTGATTAATTTTGTTATTTTCTATTTTTTTAACTTTACTTTTTTATGAATTTTGAAATTATTGATTTTTAGCTTTAATTATTTTATTTACTATTATTTTAGCTATTTGGAAACAATGATTAAAAATAACTATTTTAATAGTTGCAATTTTAACTTTGACTTTATATTATTTTTTTATATACAAAAACAATGTACTTTTAGATGAAAAAATTGATATTAACACACATTTTCAAAAATTAAATCAATCGGAATTTACTTTTAAATATAAAAATTTTGACATTTTAATAAAAGATAAAAATATTAGCGAAAATTATATCTATAACGGTCAATTTATTATTGAAAAAATTGATTTTAGTTTACAAACAAATAGTAAAATGATGTATTTAAAATCTAAAAATATATTTTATCAAGTACAAAAAATTAATTTTATTAAAGAAATTAAAGTTAATGATTCAATTATTTTAAAAATTAAAAATTTTTTAAATAATGATAAATTTTATTATTCAAAATTTGTACCTCTTTTATTAATTGCTGAATATGGAAACGATGAAAAAGAGCTTTTAGACATTTTGAAAAAAGTAGGAATTTATCATATATTTGTTATTTCTGGTTTTCATATTGTATTAATTAAAACTTTAATTGAAAAATTTTTTAAATTATTAAAAATGAAAAATGGTTATGGATTTATAACATTTACAAGTTTTACTTTAATTTATTTAATAATTTTAAATTTTCCAGTTTCCGCACTAAGAGCATTTATTTTTTTACTTTTTAAGGAATTTAACAAAAAAATTTTAAAAAATAAATTTACAAATATTGAATTATTAACATTTATTGCACTAATATTTTTTATTAATAATATATTTGTTATTTACTCATATTCATTTATTTTAAGTTTTTTTATAACTTTAATAATTTTATTAATCAATCAAATAAAAATTAAAAATAATGTGTTTAAATTACTTTTAATTTCAGTTTTAGCAAGTATATTTTCAACGATAATTTTAAATTATAATTCATTAGCACAATATAATTTACTGTCTTCTATTAATTCAATATTAATAGCGCCAGTTGTTTCAATTTTATATATTTTATGTTTTTTATGTTTTTGATATGTTGATTTTTTAGATATTTTATTTAACATCTTTTTCATTTTTTTAAAATATTATGCAATGTGACAGATATTTATCGATGTTTCACTTCACTTTGTACTTTCTAGCTCGATAATAGCACTATTTTTTATTGCTATACCTTTAACATTGACTATTAATTATGAAAAATTCAATAAAAACATCGATAAAACAATAGCTAAATTCTAA
- a CDS encoding MAG0490 family ComEA-like DNA-binding protein: protein MPVLFIVFSNSRTNVDNLKQNQILVKVSGAVEHPSELFYKKGTKLRAILFKLKLKTSANLKNIDLDQVINEDKEIFIPFLDNYQSEIKKSFKNVNQDDLKKLKIRKNTIENILLFLNKNTEILTWEDIEKINGVGEVTLKILQENFILD from the coding sequence ATGCCGGTTTTGTTTATTGTTTTTTCTAATTCCAGAACCAACGTTGACAATTTAAAACAAAATCAAATTCTTGTAAAAGTAAGTGGAGCAGTTGAGCATCCTTCGGAATTATTTTATAAAAAAGGAACAAAGTTGCGTGCAATTTTGTTTAAATTAAAATTAAAAACTTCTGCTAATTTGAAAAATATTGATTTAGATCAAGTTATTAATGAAGATAAAGAAATTTTTATTCCGTTTTTAGATAATTATCAATCAGAAATAAAAAAGAGTTTTAAAAATGTTAATCAAGATGATCTTAAAAAATTAAAAATTCGAAAAAATACAATAGAAAATATTTTACTTTTTTTAAATAAAAATACGGAAATATTAACATGGGAAGATATAGAAAAAATAAATGGAGTTGGTGAAGTTACTTTAAAAATACTTCAAGAAAACTTTATACTTGATTAA
- the glpO gene encoding type 2 glycerol-3-phosphate oxidase → MHNHKYDIVIIGGGIIGASIAYELSQYKLKTLLLEKNPVYADETSKGNSGAIHGGFDPDPGKIEAKLNVLGNQLWREKIFQDLDFPKAQVDSLILAFNEKEMEHVHMLYERGLTNKVPKEFLKIISKEEVLKREPNVNPNVVGALLCTSSWAIEPVRATYAFLGASEQNGVELKNNSEVTDIKYEKDEFTITLKSNEKIQANVVINAAGHYADVLAEKAGYGDFKQTTRRGEYRILSRSEAGIVNSICFKVPTIHGKGVIVAPMLDGRVLVGPTAQENVAKEDTRLVTKEKFDLIGEIGKEIVPSIRLEKTEITLAGSRPIDIETNDFVIRSAKENVKFINAAGMQSPALASAPAIAIEIAKLVEKAGLKLEKKLNYNPKYKVRF, encoded by the coding sequence ATGCACAATCACAAATACGATATAGTAATTATTGGCGGAGGAATTATCGGAGCTTCCATTGCCTATGAATTATCACAATATAAATTAAAAACACTTTTATTAGAAAAAAATCCCGTGTATGCTGATGAAACTTCAAAGGGAAATTCAGGTGCAATTCACGGAGGATTTGATCCAGATCCTGGTAAAATTGAAGCGAAATTAAATGTTTTAGGTAATCAACTTTGAAGAGAAAAAATTTTTCAAGATTTAGATTTTCCTAAAGCACAAGTTGATTCGTTGATTTTAGCATTTAACGAAAAAGAAATGGAACATGTTCATATGCTTTATGAAAGAGGGTTGACTAATAAAGTTCCAAAAGAATTTTTAAAAATTATTTCAAAGGAAGAAGTTTTAAAAAGAGAGCCCAATGTTAATCCTAATGTTGTTGGAGCTTTATTATGTACAAGTTCATGAGCAATTGAACCGGTTCGAGCAACTTATGCATTTTTAGGAGCAAGTGAGCAAAATGGCGTTGAACTAAAAAATAATAGTGAAGTAACTGATATTAAATACGAAAAAGATGAATTTACAATTACATTAAAATCAAATGAAAAAATTCAAGCAAATGTAGTAATTAATGCAGCAGGTCATTATGCAGATGTTTTAGCAGAAAAAGCTGGATATGGTGATTTTAAACAAACAACTAGACGTGGAGAGTATCGAATTTTATCAAGATCAGAAGCTGGAATTGTAAATTCTATTTGTTTTAAAGTTCCAACTATTCATGGAAAAGGTGTAATTGTTGCACCAATGCTTGACGGTCGTGTTTTAGTTGGCCCAACCGCTCAAGAAAATGTTGCTAAAGAAGATACTAGATTAGTGACAAAAGAAAAATTTGATTTAATTGGTGAAATTGGAAAAGAAATTGTTCCATCAATTAGATTGGAAAAAACTGAAATTACTTTAGCAGGTTCTCGTCCAATTGATATAGAAACAAATGATTTTGTTATCAGATCAGCAAAAGAAAATGTTAAATTCATTAATGCAGCAGGAATGCAATCACCAGCACTGGCATCAGCACCAGCAATTGCGATCGAAATTGCAAAATTGGTAGAAAAAGCTGGATTAAAATTAGAGAAAAAATTAAATTACAACCCAAAATACAAAGTTAGATTCTAA
- a CDS encoding glycerophosphodiester phosphodiesterase family protein, producing MPKKQLILGHRGYSAIAPENTELAFEMAYQYKFDGVELDVHLTKDKHLVIIHDETTNRTALTKKEIEFSTLDELKKDDHGLFFKLQTQVQKILTLEEFLDKYLDLYQVINIEIKTDQKEYKGIEQELHKLSEKYGQKYFDKIVFSSFNFQTLRNMRKLNDKYQLAFLFWTETQFNSVDLNEIKEICQFLNPWTVLYDKNKKKYQQIGLPLMLWTLKNKRKFEEYLNDKHVYAQISNYKFEK from the coding sequence ATGCCTAAAAAACAGTTAATTTTAGGACACAGAGGTTATTCTGCAATTGCGCCAGAAAATACAGAATTAGCTTTTGAAATGGCTTATCAATATAAATTTGATGGCGTGGAATTAGATGTTCATTTAACAAAGGATAAACATTTAGTAATTATTCACGATGAAACAACTAATAGAACAGCATTAACAAAAAAAGAAATTGAATTTTCCACTTTAGATGAATTAAAAAAAGATGATCATGGTTTGTTTTTTAAATTGCAAACACAAGTTCAAAAAATTTTAACACTAGAAGAATTTTTAGATAAATATTTAGATTTATATCAAGTTATTAATATTGAAATTAAAACCGATCAAAAGGAATATAAAGGAATTGAGCAAGAATTACATAAACTTAGCGAAAAATATGGTCAAAAATATTTTGATAAAATTGTGTTTTCATCATTTAACTTCCAAACATTAAGAAATATGAGAAAGTTAAATGATAAATATCAGCTAGCATTTTTATTTTGAACAGAAACTCAATTTAATAGTGTTGATTTAAATGAAATTAAAGAAATTTGTCAATTTTTAAATCCATGAACAGTTTTATATGATAAAAATAAGAAAAAATATCAGCAAATCGGTTTACCATTAATGCTTTGAACCTTAAAAAATAAACGTAAATTTGAAGAATATTTAAATGATAAACATGTTTATGCTCAAATAAGTAATTATAAATTTGAAAAGTAA